The following coding sequences lie in one Pungitius pungitius chromosome 18, fPunPun2.1, whole genome shotgun sequence genomic window:
- the LOC119227072 gene encoding uncharacterized protein LOC119227072 produces the protein MATMTNAALKYKEIISKSYEIKRGSPTLYQLRPKEENIGTLKRRTLGVKNPNKLNKTILLVGETGAGKSTLINALVNFAMGVKWEDDVWFQIVEEEKKEQTQSQTSDVIVYEIFGHEDKTLPYSLTVIDTPGHGSTGGIEHDGRVSQRLFDLFRSVGGVHEINAVGLVLKAGENRLNDRLSYVFNSVVSLFGKDLEQNIVALVTHSPGRTPKNALDALDAANIKCARNDKNQPVHFLFDNCQHEARTEDVEDLEQAYNKAMKGMKQFTDFLQKTAPQKLETTLHVLNERIRLTACIQNLQERIQSMELKQKEIQQTQEALKKYEEGMKSFEGFTIEVDESYKVKEPIESGRWGLFFYEGAVTCNICEENCHFPGCTMALKPSHCEVMKEGRCTSCTNRCPAADHVKQGWRYVTKTKKVKKTLEEVKKKYEENKAQNMGILESLQKEMENLEAHKTESLYEAYNHVVKLEQIALTVVSVSTYVHLDFLIEEMEKKGDTEKVQKLKEMSSKKDNVFIAGFKYMYGKLFSSK, from the exons atggcaac GATGACTAACGCTGCATTGAAATACAAGGAGATCATCTCAAAAAGTTATGAGATCAAAAGAGGATCTCCTACACTCTACCAGCTGAGACCAAAGGAAGAGAATATTGGAACTTTGAAAAGAAGGACTCTTGGTGTAAAGAATCCCAACAAGTTAAACAAAACCATCCTTCTTGTTGGTGAAACTGGAGCAGGAAAGTCTACTCTGATCAACGCTCTGGTGAACTTCGCCATGGGAGTGAAGTGGGAGGATGATGTCTGGTTTCAGATCgtagaggaagagaagaaagagcaaaCACAGAGTCAGACGTCAGATGTGATCGTGTACGAGATCTTTGGACATGAGGACAAAACTCTGCCCTACTCTCTGACCGTCATCGACACTCCTGGACATGGAAGCACAGGAGGGATTGAACATGATGGAAGGGTCAGTCAACGGTTATTTGACTTGTTCCGCTCAGTGGGCGGAGTCCATGAGATCAATGCGGTGGGTCTGGTGCTGAAAGCAGGCGAGAATCGACTGAACGACAGACTTTCATACGTCTTTAATTCAGTGGTGTCTCTGTTTGGAAAAGACCTGGAGCAGAACATCGTTGCCCTCGTCACACACTCACCTGGAAGGACTCCTAAAAATGCTCTGGATGCCCTCGATGCTGCAAACATTAAGTGTGCAAGAAATGACAAGAACCAGcctgttcacttcctgtttgataaCTGCCAACACGAAGCCAGGACAGAGGACGTAGAAGATCTTGAACAAGCATATAACAAAGCTATGAAAGGAATGAAGCAGTTCACAGACTTCCTGCAAAAAACTGCACCTCAAAAGCTGGAGACAACCCTTCATGTTCTGAATGAACGAATTAGACTGACAGCCTGCATCCAGAACCTGCAGGAGAGAATCCAGTCTATGGAACTCAAACAGAAGGAAATCCAACAGACTCAAGAAGCTCTGAAGAAATATGAAGAAGGGATGAAGTCTTTTGAAGGGTTCACTATTGAAGTCGATGAGTCCTACAAAGTTAAAGAGCCTATCGAATCTGGACGTTGGGGGTTGTTCTTCTATGAAGGAGCCGTCACCTGCAACATCTGTGAGGAGAACTGTCACTTTCCTGGATGCACCATGGCCCTCAAACCTTCACACTGTGAGGTCATGAAAGAAGGTCGCTGCACCTCATGTACCAACAGGTGCCCTGCAGCAGACCACGTTAAACAAGGCTGGAGGTACGTGACCAAGACCAAGAAGGTTAAGAAAACTCTGGAAGAAgtgaaaaagaaatatgaagAGAATAAAGCCCAGAACATGGGTATTTTGGAAAGTCTTCAAAAAGAGATGGAAAACCTTGAAGCACACAAAACAGAATCCCTGTACGAGGCCTACAACCACGTGGTCAAACTGGAACAAATCGCCCTGACTGTGGTTTCAGTGTCCACTTACGTCCACCTGGACTTCCTCatcgaggagatggagaagaaagggGACACTGAGAAGGTCCAGAAGCTGAAGGAGATGTCCAGTAAAAAAGATAATGTATTCATCGCAGGGTTCAAGTACATGTATGGTAAATTATTCAGCAGCAAGTAA
- the hsdl2 gene encoding hydroxysteroid dehydrogenase-like protein 2 has product MLQNTGKLAGCTLFITGASRGIGKAIALKAARDGANVVIAAKTAEPHPKLPGTIYTAAQEVEAAGGKALACVVDIRDEQQVGDAVQKAVDRFGGIDILVNNASAISLTGTLETPLKKVDLMLGVNLRGTYVTSKLVIPHLLKSRSPHILNLSPPLNLNPVWFKNHTAYTMAKYGMSMCVLGMAEEFRGQIAVNALWPKTAIQTAAMDMLGGEGISKQCRTSDIMADAAYAVLSRPKDYTGHFLVDEDVLKEQGVRDFEQYAVQPGHPLLPDFFLDEAPENLVEQMEQHGATPAFKPPPSSSAAPSSGGPIESTFNAIRGVINEDVVKLTQGIYQFDLSGENKGLWFLDLKSGAGSAGQGQSPVKADVVMAMDSGDFSKMFAGKLKPTMAFMSGKLKIKGDMTLALKLEKLMGRMSKAKL; this is encoded by the exons ATGCTGCAGAACACGGG GAAGTTGGCGGGCTGCACGCTCTTCATCACCGGGGCCAGCCGGGGGATCGGCAAAGCCATCGCCCTGAAGGCCGCCAGGGACGGGGCCAACGTGGTCATCGCCGCCAAGACCGCCGAGCCCCACCCCAAGCTACCGGGGACCATCTACACCGCTGCTCAGGAGG tGGAGGCGGCGGGCGGTAAAGCGCTGGCTTGTGTCGTCGACATCCGTGACGAGCAGCAGGTGGGAGACGCCGTGCAGAAAGCCGTCGACAGGTTCGGAG GAATCGACATCTTGGTGAACAACGCCAGCGCCATCAGTCTGACGGGAACCCTGGAGACGCCCCTCAAGAAGGTGGACCTGATGCTGGGAGTCAACCTGAGAGGGACATACGTGAc GTCTAAGCTGGTCATCCCCCACCTGCTGAAGAGTCGCAGTCCTCACATCCTGAACCTGTCACCTCCGCTCAACCTCAACCCCGTCTGGTTCAAGAACCATACGG CGTACACAATGGCAAAGTACGGAATGTCCATGTGCGTCCTGGGAATGGCAGAAGAGTTCAGAGGTCAAATCGCAGTGAACGCCCTCTGGCCTAAAACTG CGATCCAGACAGCTGCGATGGATATGTTGGGCGGGGAGGGCATCAGTAAACAGTGTCGTACCTCTGACATCATGGCGGACGCCGCCTACGCCGTCCTGTCCCGACCCAAGGACTACACGGGTCACTTCCTGGTCGACGAGGACGTCCTGAAGGAGCAGGGAGTCCGAGATTTCGAACAGTACGCCGTCCAGCCAG GCCACCCCCTGCTGCCGGACTTCTTCCTGGACGAAGCACCTGAGAACCTGGTCGAGCAGATGGAGCAACAtg GGGCAACACCAGCCTTCAAACCTCCTCCATCATCGTCAGCCGCGCCGTCCTCCGGTGGACCAATAGAAAGCACCTTCAACGCCATCAGAGGGGTCATCAACGAAGACGTGGTCAAGTTGACGCAGGGCATTTATCAGTTCGACCTATCAG GAGAGAATAAGGGCCTTTGGTTCCTGGACCTGAAGAGCGGCGCTGGCAGTGCAGGTCAAGGCCAGTCACCTGTCAAGGCCGACGTCGTCATGGCGATGGACTCTGGCGACTTCAGCAAGATGTTTGCAG ggaagCTGAAGCCCACGATGGCCTTCATGTCGGGGAAGCTGAAGATCAAAGGCGACATGACGCTCGCCCTCAAACTGGAGAAACTCATGGGGCGCATGAGCAAGGCCAAACTGTGA